The Solibacillus sp. FSL R7-0668 genome includes the window CGATTCCATATTCAGAATTTGACGTTCTAAATTGTTTGAGGTAATACGCATTGAAGAATCATATTGGATAATGCCATTTCGCTCTTGCTGTAAACTCGTTATTTGATTATTTAATACGATAGCAGAAATAGCTAAACATACAATTAAAATAAGATAACCACTCGTTATTTTAAAACCAATTCCAATTTTTCGTTTTCGATTCATTTTAATCCTACCTTTATCGGATAATTCTAACATTAGAGTAATAGGAAAAAACATACATCCTATTCTATTTTTACAATTATAGCTGAATGTAAAAACATAAATCAAATAGAATCATCTTAAACGAAGATTTCCATAATCCATTGCATTATTTCAGCATACTGGTATAAAAAAAGAACCACACCCCGCACAAATTGTACGAGTGTGATTCTAGGTCTTATCTGTCATCCAATTATTTTCTCTTTACAAACATTCAACATAAATATTGGTACAAAGATCAATTGAATCCGATAATAATTATTTTGCAGCGTTGAATTTAGCTTCTACAACATCCCAGTTTACTACGTTCCAGAAAGCACCGATGTAGTCTGGACGACGGTTTTGGTAGTTTAAATAGTAAGCGTGCTCCCAAACGTCTAATCCTAATACTGGTGTTTTGCCTTCCATTACTGGAGAGTCTTGGTTTGGAGTTGAAGTTACAGCAACACCGTCACCGTCAACGATTAACCAAGCCCAGCCTGAACCGAAACGAGTAGTTGCAGCTTTAGCGAACTCTTCTTTGAAAGCGTCGAAAGAACCGAATTTAGCATCGATAGCAGCTGCTACGTTGCCTACTGGTGTGTTAGAACCGCCTGGAGCGATTACTTCCCAGAATAATGTGTGGTTTGCATGTCCGCCACCGTTGTTACGTACAGCTGTTTGTTTGTCAGCCGGTAAAGCGTTGATGTCAGCGATTAATTCGTTGATGTCTTTGTCCGCGTATTCAGTACCTTCTACAGCAGCGTTTAAGTTTGTTACGTAAGTGTTGTGGTGTTTAGTGTGGTGAATTTCCATTGTTTTTGCATCGATATGTGGTGCTAATGCATCGTATGCGTAAGTTAATTCTGGTAATTTGAATGCCATGATTTATTCCTCCCTGGAACAATAAGTTTAATGTTGATTACAGTACTAGGTTATCAAAAATGGACACGTCATTCAATCATAAAATAGCGAGAATGAACAATTCAGCCTTTTGACCGAAAAAGCGTTTCCATTTATTTCTCCCCTTCATGTAACCCTTTCCATGTTTAGTGTATGCTAACTATCCCTTACTTTTCAACTAATCGGCTCACATTATATGGCAATAAAGAACAGGATGAGCATGATTGCTTGAATAATACCTTTTGTTGCTACTGAAGTTAAAAAACCAACAACCGATCCTACACCAACCTTGACCGCCTTCTTAAATTCCGTACGCTCTACAATCAGTTCACCAATAATCGCACCGAGAAAAGGTCCTACAATAATCCCTGCAAACGGAATGACAAAGGGACCGACCAATAAACCGACCGTTGATCCCCACATACCTGCCTTCGAACCCCCAAATTTTTTGACCCCTACTAAATTAGACACCGTATCTGCCACAAATAATAACGCGACAAATAGCAATTCAATTAGCCAAAACCACCAAGGTAGCTCACTAAAGCTATAAAACAACCCATATACAATAAATCCACCGAGCAAAAACAGTACCGATGGAATAATCGGGTATACTAAGCCAACAAAAGCAATGATAAATAACGCAATAATGAGCGTCCAAGCAATAATATCCAAAATAACACGTCCCCTAAAAAAGATTTCACTAACTATACGAAAATGCCACAGAAAAGATTCATTTTCCATCCCTTTTGTTTAATTGGGCATTTTTTCATGTTACACTATTCGATAAAGGAGCTCGAGAATACATATGAAAAATATTTCACATCTACAGCTATTCATTGATAGCTTAACGAACCCTAAAAAATTGGGGGCATATCGCATCCTTTCAATCGGAAAAGTGATGCAATATGCCTTTTTAATGATTGCTTTACTGACCGCATTTTCGTTTGGTCAATTTGTCAACGGAGGTTCCGATGCAATCTTTAGCTATTCCGAAATCGAACAATACGCGGCCGATGTTCAGTGGATTGTTTATCCAATTGCGGTTATCTTTTTATTCGTACTAAATACGAGTATCTACTTCATTAAAGTAAGCTTATACGCACTTGCGGGACAGTTTTTCGTCAAACCAATGAAGCGCCGTGGGGAATATCGTCAAGTATGGCGAAGCGCCGTGTTTGCCTGTACTTGGGCAACACTACTTACCATGTTTGGAGGTCTATTCCCGATTTCAGCAATGCTACTCACACTGCTTGGTATTTTTATTACGATGTTATGGATCATCCTTGCAATTACAAAATATCCACTCGCAAAATAATAATCTGCCCCCCTCCAACATATGATTGAATTATAGATGCATAGATTGGAGGGATTTTTTTGCGCTTTTTTATCATGTCCGTCATCCTATTAGTTCTTGCCTTCGTAATTAAAGTTGACTTGCAGGAAGGTACCATTCCAATGGCCTCGTTTTATCACACTGAGGAAAAATGCGAGCAGCAAGAACAATTACAATATGTAGCCGTTCAAATTCAGCAAGATGATACAATATATAGCTTATTTGCAGCAACACCTTCTCCTATTAAAACAACATTTCCAGAACGATTATCGCAATTTTACCAGCTCAATCCCCATTTAGAATTACAAACACTCATTCCCGGAAATACGGTCCTTGTACCAATTATCTCGAATACAACAAAAATATGTGTAAAATGACTTCCTGGCGTTTCTTTCTTGTTCTTCTAATCAGACACTGATAAAATAAGGAACAGTGACGGCTTACATATCGTTTCTATCTATGAAAGATAAAAACAACATTAAAAAGCCCGAAAAGGAGAGAATTTTTCATGAGTGAAATCGTTCACCGCACAAAAACGCGTCCTGTACGTGTCGGTAATTTAACAATTGGTGGAAATAACGAAGTCGTAATTCAAAGTATGTGTACGACAAAAACACATGATGTCGAAGCAACAGTTGCAGAAATTTTACGTTTAGAAGAAGCAGGTTGCCAAATCGTGCGTGTTGCCGTTCCCGATGAGCGCGCAGCATTAGCAATTCCAGAAATCAAAAAACAAATTCATATTCCATTAGTGGCAGATATTCATTTTGACTACAAATTAGCACTAAAAGCCATTGAAGGCGGGATTGATAAAGTACGTATTAATCCAGGTAATATCGGGCGTCGTGAAAAAGTAGAAGCGGTTGTGAATGCAGCAAAAGCAAAAGGAATTCCGATTCGTATTGGGGTTAACGCTGGTTCATTAGAACGTCATATCCTTGAAAAATATGGCTATCCTACTGCAGACGGTATGGTTGAATCTGCATTACACCATATTAAAATTTTAGAAGACCTAGACTTCCATGACATTATCGTCTCGATGAAAGCATCAGACGTTAACTTAGCGATTGAAGCCTATGAAAAGGCAGCAAAAGCATTTGATTACCCATTACACTTAGGGATTACCGAATCAGGTACATTATTTGCTGGTACGATAAAATCAGCAGCTGGACTAGGTGCCATCCTTTCAAAAGGCATCGGGAATACATTACGTATTTCATTATCTGCTGATCCAGTAGAAGAAATTAAAGTTGCTCGTGAATTATTAAAATCATTCGGCTTAGCGTCTAATATGGCGACATTAATTTCTTGCCCAACATGTGGTCGTATTGAAATTGACTTAATTTCAATTGCCAATGAAGTAGAAGAATATATTTCAAAACTAAATGTCCCATTAAAAGTAGCAGTGCTAGGCTGTGCGGTAAATGGTCCAGGTGAAGCACGTGAAGCTGATATCGGGATTGCTGGTGCTCGCGGTGAAGGTCTTTTATTCATGAAGGGGAAAACCGTTCGTAAAGTACCTGAAGAGACAATGGTAGAAGAACTGAAAAAAGAAATCGATAAATTAGCAGCAGAAATGGCTGAAAAACGCGAAGCTGAGGCAAAAGCTAACGCCAACGCGTAAAGAAACGGAGTAATGGAAATGACGAACTTAAAGCATCGATTCGGCATCGATATTGATGGAACAGTTACATGCCCTGCTACATTGATCCCTCATATTAATAAGCAGTACAATATTAATATGACGTTAGAGGACGTAACAGATTACGACTTTTTAAGTGGCTTTCCATATCCGATCGACCGCAACGAATTTAATACATGGTTCAAAGCGAACGAACCACATATGTATGAGGTGAGTGAGCTTGCACCAGATGCACAATCGGTCTTAACCAATTGGCAAAAACAGTACGAGTTATTTTATATTTCGGCTCGCGGTGAAAATGTATTTGATATTACGAAAAATTGGTTTGACACATACAAAGTCCCGTATGACCATATTGAATGCATCGGGAGCCATAAGAAAATTGAAATAGCGAAAAAGCATCAAGTAGAAGCCTTTTTCGAAGACAAACATGATAACGCTGTAGAAATTGCAGAGGAACTAAAAATTCCGGTTGTCCTATTTGACACACCATACAACCGATTAGCTGTACCAAACAACGTTATCCGCGTTGCAAACTGGCAACAAGCCAATGAATGGATTCGAAAAAACTTCTAATTGTAAACGATGAAAAAACGTCATTTCCCACAAATGAGGAAATGACGTTTTTAGTTTTTCATCTTATGAAAACAAGCTTCCATAGCCCGTAATCGTCGTCGCTAAATCTTCTCGATAATGATCGTCTAATGGGTTAAAGCTATTCACATTGACTTCATTGCCCCCCAAGGACGAATGAATGTATTGCTCATCCCCAATATACATGGCGACATGTCCCGGGAAGAAAATCAAATCCCCACGCTTTAACTGTTCACGTGTAATTTCTCGCAATGGAAAGCCATCCATAATTTTGGCATCGCGGTAAATATATGAACCATTTAACATATAAGCCATCGAGCATAGGCCTGAGCAATCGATACCAAGTGGCGACTTTCCACCCCAACGATACGGTGTGCCGATATAACGAAACGCTGTCTGCACAACTTGCTCACGGAATAACTCCTCATTGGCTGTATATACTTTTACTCGCTTTTGAAGCCAAGCTGAACGTACATAGCCAAATTGCCCAGTAACGAGCTGCACCTTCGTCCATGATCGTTCTAACCCTGCTTCTTCAATTACTTGAATAAATGCACCGCGCGTTAATGTCAGAATCTTATCGCTTTGAATTTTCGGCCCCGTTAATACATCCGCAAAGCTTTGGTTCACAACATAATCTGCATCAGCAATCCAGCTTGAAATGATGGCTGTACCTATCGCTAAATCTGATTTTAACATATATCCCTCATAGCGATAAAATGTACGAACCTTTACCCACGCTTCATCCATATCCTCTAAAACCTCTACCGGCATCCCATACAATGCTTCATCCACTAACTCTGAATGACTGTCCGTTTTTTCATGTAAATTGGCAATCATCACTTTTACAACTGCATTCATTCACTTGACCTCCATCTCACTTTTCGCCTCATAAACGATTTTTGAAATTTGTCCGATTAAACGCTTTGCTTGCTCATTATCGGTTACTTCCGTAATAAAGACCCCAATAAAATAGGCGCCTTTATTATGAAATACAATGCCACAATCATGATCAACCGTATCCAGCCCACCTGTTTTATGAGCTATTTTTACATCATCGACTAGATAACGCTTTAAAGACTCATGGCTTCGCTGACGACATAAAATATTTAAGGCAACAGCCGTCCATGTAGCATTTAATAACTTTCCGTTATAAAGTGCTTCAAAGAGTTTTTGCATATCACGTGCTGTCGTTTCATTGTCAAAGCCTTGCTGCTGGCGCTCAAAGTCCATCATTTTACGCTGTACTTTTGTATCGTGTAAACCAATCTCTTTAAAATACGCATTATACGCATCCATACCTAAATAATCGATACAAGCATTGGTCGCTGTATTATCACTGGTAATGGTCATCCACAATAATAATTCATGTAATGTTGCACGCTTTTCTCCTTGCTCGGTAAGGACACTAAAATCCACAAAGTTTTCGTCAGCAATATCAATCATTCGCTGTAAATCACCATTTGTCATTTGTAAATGCTTTAATATTGCAATTAAAATAGGGACCTTTATGACACTTGCACTACTAAATATATCAGAAGGCAGCTGCTCATAAATTTCTCCGTTTGCATAGTGTTGCACGGAAACGTGGACTTTAAACGGGCTTTGGGCAATGATCTTTGTTAATTGTTCCATCGCCTTTACCCAATCACTTCAATCGTGTGATTCGTCGCATTAATTGTTACTGTTTTCCCTAGAGGTAGGGACATCGTTGGTAATACATGACCACAAGTGATGTCCGCTAAGACCGGAATATTTAGAGGTGCTAAAATTTCTGCAAATACTTGCTCTAGTGTTAAATTATTGTCAGGATTTTTTGTATCCATCGGTCCACAATCTGTCCATGCGCCTAGCATAATTCCGGCACATGCGTCTAATTTACCTGCTAGCTTTAATTGTGTCAGCATGCGATCGATACGCTGTACATTTTCGTCGATATCTTCTAAAAACAAGATTTTCCCTGTAACGTCAATCTCATAAGGTGTGCCCAGTGAAGCGGCAA containing:
- a CDS encoding serine hydrolase; translation: MEQLTKIIAQSPFKVHVSVQHYANGEIYEQLPSDIFSSASVIKVPILIAILKHLQMTNGDLQRMIDIADENFVDFSVLTEQGEKRATLHELLLWMTITSDNTATNACIDYLGMDAYNAYFKEIGLHDTKVQRKMMDFERQQQGFDNETTARDMQKLFEALYNGKLLNATWTAVALNILCRQRSHESLKRYLVDDVKIAHKTGGLDTVDHDCGIVFHNKGAYFIGVFITEVTDNEQAKRLIGQISKIVYEAKSEMEVK
- a CDS encoding DUF456 domain-containing protein, whose product is MDIIAWTLIIALFIIAFVGLVYPIIPSVLFLLGGFIVYGLFYSFSELPWWFWLIELLFVALLFVADTVSNLVGVKKFGGSKAGMWGSTVGLLVGPFVIPFAGIIVGPFLGAIIGELIVERTEFKKAVKVGVGSVVGFLTSVATKGIIQAIMLILFFIAI
- a CDS encoding C40 family peptidase, whose protein sequence is MNAVVKVMIANLHEKTDSHSELVDEALYGMPVEVLEDMDEAWVKVRTFYRYEGYMLKSDLAIGTAIISSWIADADYVVNQSFADVLTGPKIQSDKILTLTRGAFIQVIEEAGLERSWTKVQLVTGQFGYVRSAWLQKRVKVYTANEELFREQVVQTAFRYIGTPYRWGGKSPLGIDCSGLCSMAYMLNGSYIYRDAKIMDGFPLREITREQLKRGDLIFFPGHVAMYIGDEQYIHSSLGGNEVNVNSFNPLDDHYREDLATTITGYGSLFS
- a CDS encoding superoxide dismutase, producing MAFKLPELTYAYDALAPHIDAKTMEIHHTKHHNTYVTNLNAAVEGTEYADKDINELIADINALPADKQTAVRNNGGGHANHTLFWEVIAPGGSNTPVGNVAAAIDAKFGSFDAFKEEFAKAATTRFGSGWAWLIVDGDGVAVTSTPNQDSPVMEGKTPVLGLDVWEHAYYLNYQNRRPDYIGAFWNVVNWDVVEAKFNAAK
- a CDS encoding DUF1189 family protein, which codes for MKNISHLQLFIDSLTNPKKLGAYRILSIGKVMQYAFLMIALLTAFSFGQFVNGGSDAIFSYSEIEQYAADVQWIVYPIAVIFLFVLNTSIYFIKVSLYALAGQFFVKPMKRRGEYRQVWRSAVFACTWATLLTMFGGLFPISAMLLTLLGIFITMLWIILAITKYPLAK
- a CDS encoding 5' nucleotidase, NT5C type, whose amino-acid sequence is MTNLKHRFGIDIDGTVTCPATLIPHINKQYNINMTLEDVTDYDFLSGFPYPIDRNEFNTWFKANEPHMYEVSELAPDAQSVLTNWQKQYELFYISARGENVFDITKNWFDTYKVPYDHIECIGSHKKIEIAKKHQVEAFFEDKHDNAVEIAEELKIPVVLFDTPYNRLAVPNNVIRVANWQQANEWIRKNF
- the ispG gene encoding flavodoxin-dependent (E)-4-hydroxy-3-methylbut-2-enyl-diphosphate synthase, with translation MSEIVHRTKTRPVRVGNLTIGGNNEVVIQSMCTTKTHDVEATVAEILRLEEAGCQIVRVAVPDERAALAIPEIKKQIHIPLVADIHFDYKLALKAIEGGIDKVRINPGNIGRREKVEAVVNAAKAKGIPIRIGVNAGSLERHILEKYGYPTADGMVESALHHIKILEDLDFHDIIVSMKASDVNLAIEAYEKAAKAFDYPLHLGITESGTLFAGTIKSAAGLGAILSKGIGNTLRISLSADPVEEIKVARELLKSFGLASNMATLISCPTCGRIEIDLISIANEVEEYISKLNVPLKVAVLGCAVNGPGEAREADIGIAGARGEGLLFMKGKTVRKVPEETMVEELKKEIDKLAAEMAEKREAEAKANANA